One window of Bos javanicus breed banteng chromosome 1, ARS-OSU_banteng_1.0, whole genome shotgun sequence genomic DNA carries:
- the UBE2G2 gene encoding ubiquitin-conjugating enzyme E2 G2 isoform X2, whose protein sequence is MNEENFFEWEALIMGPEDTCFEFGVFPAILSFPLDYPLSPPKMRFTCEMFHPNIYPDGRVCISILHAPGDDPMGYESSAERWSPVQSVEKILLSVSPMTRAAPTWTPPRCGGTTGSSSTRSPSRLCRSRWGSEPPAPMHSCAQTHCRAQTHCQAVRGVSSGTDTLCWYQKRRACRTTASVFFVPFPPQAGFSSEMRASVG, encoded by the exons ATGAATGAAGAGAATTTTTTTGAATGGGAGGCATTGATCAT GGGCCCAGAAGACACCTGTTTTGAGTTTGGGGTGTTTCCTGCCATCCTGAGTTTCCCACTTGATTACCCGTTAAGTCCCCCAAAGATGAGATTTACCTGCGAGATGTTTCACCCCAACA TCTACCCAGATGGCAGAGTCTGCATCTCCATCCTGCACGCTCCTGGcgacgaccccatgggctacgaGAGCAGCGCCGAGCGCTGGAGCCCCGTGCAGAGCGTGGAGAAGATCCTCCTGTCGGTG AGCCCAATGACGAGAGCGGCGCCAACGTGGACGCCTCCAAGATGTGGCGGGACGACCGGGAGCAGTTCTACAAGGTCGCCAAGCAGATTGTGCAGAAGTCGCTGGGGCTCTGAGCCTCCCGCGCCCATGCACAGCTGCGCGCAGACGCACTGCCGCGCGCAGACGCACTGCCAGGCGGTTCGCGGGGTTTCCTCTGGGACGGACACTCTGTGCTGGTACCAAAAAAGGCGAGCTTGCAGAACCACAGCATCTGTGTTTTTTGTACCTTTTCCACCCCAGGCAGGCTTTTCTTCTGAAATGCGGGCTTCCGTAGGATGA
- the UBE2G2 gene encoding ubiquitin-conjugating enzyme E2 G2 isoform X4: protein MRFTCEMFHPNIYPDGRVCISILHAPGDDPMGYESSAERWSPVQSVEKILLSVSPMTRAAPTWTPPRCGGTTGSSSTRSPSRLCRSRWGSEPPAPMHSCAQTHCRAQTHCQAVRGVSSGTDTLCWYQKRRACRTTASVFFVPFPPQAGFSSEMRASVG from the exons ATGAGATTTACCTGCGAGATGTTTCACCCCAACA TCTACCCAGATGGCAGAGTCTGCATCTCCATCCTGCACGCTCCTGGcgacgaccccatgggctacgaGAGCAGCGCCGAGCGCTGGAGCCCCGTGCAGAGCGTGGAGAAGATCCTCCTGTCGGTG AGCCCAATGACGAGAGCGGCGCCAACGTGGACGCCTCCAAGATGTGGCGGGACGACCGGGAGCAGTTCTACAAGGTCGCCAAGCAGATTGTGCAGAAGTCGCTGGGGCTCTGAGCCTCCCGCGCCCATGCACAGCTGCGCGCAGACGCACTGCCGCGCGCAGACGCACTGCCAGGCGGTTCGCGGGGTTTCCTCTGGGACGGACACTCTGTGCTGGTACCAAAAAAGGCGAGCTTGCAGAACCACAGCATCTGTGTTTTTTGTACCTTTTCCACCCCAGGCAGGCTTTTCTTCTGAAATGCGGGCTTCCGTAGGATGA
- the UBE2G2 gene encoding ubiquitin-conjugating enzyme E2 G2 isoform X1: MAGTALKRLMAEYKQLTLNPPEGIVAGPMNEENFFEWEALIMGPEDTCFEFGVFPAILSFPLDYPLSPPKMRFTCEMFHPNIYPDGRVCISILHAPGDDPMGYESSAERWSPVQSVEKILLSVSPMTRAAPTWTPPRCGGTTGSSSTRSPSRLCRSRWGSEPPAPMHSCAQTHCRAQTHCQAVRGVSSGTDTLCWYQKRRACRTTASVFFVPFPPQAGFSSEMRASVG, from the exons AATTAACGCTGAATCCTCCAGAAGGAATTGTGGCAG GCCCCATGAATGAAGAGAATTTTTTTGAATGGGAGGCATTGATCAT GGGCCCAGAAGACACCTGTTTTGAGTTTGGGGTGTTTCCTGCCATCCTGAGTTTCCCACTTGATTACCCGTTAAGTCCCCCAAAGATGAGATTTACCTGCGAGATGTTTCACCCCAACA TCTACCCAGATGGCAGAGTCTGCATCTCCATCCTGCACGCTCCTGGcgacgaccccatgggctacgaGAGCAGCGCCGAGCGCTGGAGCCCCGTGCAGAGCGTGGAGAAGATCCTCCTGTCGGTG AGCCCAATGACGAGAGCGGCGCCAACGTGGACGCCTCCAAGATGTGGCGGGACGACCGGGAGCAGTTCTACAAGGTCGCCAAGCAGATTGTGCAGAAGTCGCTGGGGCTCTGAGCCTCCCGCGCCCATGCACAGCTGCGCGCAGACGCACTGCCGCGCGCAGACGCACTGCCAGGCGGTTCGCGGGGTTTCCTCTGGGACGGACACTCTGTGCTGGTACCAAAAAAGGCGAGCTTGCAGAACCACAGCATCTGTGTTTTTTGTACCTTTTCCACCCCAGGCAGGCTTTTCTTCTGAAATGCGGGCTTCCGTAGGATGA
- the UBE2G2 gene encoding ubiquitin-conjugating enzyme E2 G2 isoform X3, with the protein MAGTALKRLMAEYKQLTLNPPEGIVAGPMNEENFFEWEALIMGPEDTCFEFGVFPAILSFPLDYPLSPPKMRFTCEMFHPNIYPDGRVCISILHAPGDDPMGYESSAERWSPVQSVEKILLSVVSMLAEPNDESGANVDASKMWRDDREQFYKVAKQIVQKSLGL; encoded by the exons AATTAACGCTGAATCCTCCAGAAGGAATTGTGGCAG GCCCCATGAATGAAGAGAATTTTTTTGAATGGGAGGCATTGATCAT GGGCCCAGAAGACACCTGTTTTGAGTTTGGGGTGTTTCCTGCCATCCTGAGTTTCCCACTTGATTACCCGTTAAGTCCCCCAAAGATGAGATTTACCTGCGAGATGTTTCACCCCAACA TCTACCCAGATGGCAGAGTCTGCATCTCCATCCTGCACGCTCCTGGcgacgaccccatgggctacgaGAGCAGCGCCGAGCGCTGGAGCCCCGTGCAGAGCGTGGAGAAGATCCTCCTGTCGGTGGTGAGCATGCTGGCAG AGCCCAATGACGAGAGCGGCGCCAACGTGGACGCCTCCAAGATGTGGCGGGACGACCGGGAGCAGTTCTACAAGGTCGCCAAGCAGATTGTGCAGAAGTCGCTGGGGCTCTGA